In a single window of the Chionomys nivalis chromosome 11, mChiNiv1.1, whole genome shotgun sequence genome:
- the LOC130884338 gene encoding selection and upkeep of intraepithelial T-cells protein 2-like — MGATGVLLVTHCVALFLLQMVARSSEAFTVTGLTRPVLAPVGGTLELSCQLSPPQDAQHMEIRWFRNRYTQPVHLYRNGKDLHGETIPKYVERTELLKDDIGKGKVTLRIFSVTVDDGGPYHCVFKDGEFYEEHITEVKVTATSSNIQILLHPPNTKGVMLECHSGGWFPLPHMEWRNSKGEIIPETSKSHSQDGNKLFNMTMALFINTSSYQSVTCYLQNRQSLQEESTSIILSGELFAWKSVWIWILSMIAFMLIPFLMTSCAHQHLIRGSFSVKNYPWIKSAVAFMVSIVAIIGVILILHLKQRALVSDSYFELDTFWLEDISVIFFVLIVFKIKFISFTYFRLKGKYDGNGDCSSCD, encoded by the exons AAGCATTCACAGTGACTGGATTGACTAGGCCAGTCTTGGCTCCAGTGGGTGGAACCCTTGAACTCAGTTGTCAGTTGTCCCCACCACAAGATGCACAGCACATGGAGATTCGCTGGTTCAGGAACCGCTATACACAGCCTGTGCACCTGTACAGGAACGGTAAAGACCTGCATGGAGAAACCATCCCCAAGTATGTGGAGCGGACTGAACTGCTGAAAGATGACATTGGAAAAGGGAAAGTGACCCTCAGGATCTTTAGTGTGACTGTTGATGATGGTGGACCATACCACTGTGTCTTCAAAGATGGAGAATTCTATGAAGAGCACATTACAGAGGTCAAGGTCACAG CCACAAGCTCAAACATACAGATTCTTCTGCATCCCCCAAATACCAAAGGAGTGATGTTGGAGTGTCATTCAGGGGGTTGGTTCCCACTGCCTCATATGGAATGGAGAAACAGCAAAGGAGAGATCATTCCAGAGACATCAAAATCCCATTCACAGGATGGAAACAAACTGTTCAACATGACAATGGCCCTTTTTATTAACACCAGCTCCTACCAGAGTGTCACTTGCTATCTTCAAAACCGTCAAAGTCTACAAGAAGAAAGCACAAGTATCATCCTATCGG GTGAACTATTTGCCTGGAAAAGTGTTTGGATATGGATTCTGAGTATGATAGCTTTTATGCTGATACCCTTCCTCATGACTTCCTGTGCTCATCAACATCTCATACGAG gtAGTTTCTCCGTGAAAAATTATCCTTGGATAAAGAGTGCAGTGGCATTCATGGTCTCGATTGTTGCAATTATAGgagtcattctcatcttgcatctaAAACAAAGAG CCTTAGTTTCAGACTCATATTTTGAATTGGATACTTTTTGGTTGGAAGATATTAGTGTGATCTTCTTTGTGTTGATAGTGTTCAAGATCAAGTTCATTTCATTTACTTACTTCAGATTGAAAGGTAAATATGATGGGAATGGTGACTGTTCTTCATGTGACTAA